Proteins from one Arcobacter sp. F2176 genomic window:
- a CDS encoding iron ABC transporter permease gives MKKLLFLLALVILLIAPFLGEITLNINDIFNNNTMTNQVFWDLRVSRVLLAFFVGGILALGGLIFQIVFKNSLITPYTLGIASGTTLFTAISIVFFPAVIMSISSAFGSLLTIIILYFISKRINKNSISVSTNSILLIGIALSYFYSSALMLVFYMSNLQQNYSIVRFTLGSLDTVGFTSVTTLLLVSVILYGIIYWKKSEIKLLLISNDTAFLKGLNVHKLNLLLLIVISLSVGISISFVGPIGFVGLVIPHIIKLIYKKSADKLIFPVFFYGGVFLVASDLIARNLNTASTLPIGVVTAFIGAPFFVYLLIKRNKRQ, from the coding sequence ATGAAAAAACTACTTTTCCTATTAGCCTTAGTCATTTTATTAATAGCTCCATTTTTAGGGGAGATAACTCTAAATATAAATGATATATTTAATAATAATACTATGACTAACCAAGTTTTTTGGGACTTGAGAGTTTCTAGGGTTTTATTGGCATTTTTTGTTGGTGGAATATTAGCTTTAGGTGGTTTGATTTTTCAAATAGTATTTAAAAACTCACTTATCACTCCTTATACTCTAGGAATAGCAAGTGGAACGACACTTTTTACAGCTATTTCGATTGTATTCTTTCCAGCTGTTATTATGTCTATTTCCTCAGCTTTTGGTTCACTTCTGACGATTATAATTTTGTATTTTATATCAAAAAGAATAAATAAAAATTCCATATCGGTTTCTACAAATTCTATTTTACTTATTGGTATTGCTTTATCATATTTCTATTCATCGGCTTTGATGTTAGTTTTTTATATGAGTAATTTACAACAAAATTATTCTATTGTTCGGTTTACTTTAGGGAGTTTAGATACTGTTGGATTTACAAGTGTTACAACATTGTTACTTGTAAGTGTAATTTTATATGGTATTATTTATTGGAAAAAATCAGAAATAAAACTTTTGCTTATATCAAATGATACAGCTTTTTTAAAAGGTTTAAATGTACATAAGTTAAATCTTCTTTTACTAATAGTTATATCTTTAAGTGTGGGAATAAGTATAAGTTTTGTTGGACCAATAGGTTTTGTTGGTTTGGTTATTCCCCATATTATTAAATTGATTTATAAAAAGAGTGCAGATAAGCTTATTTTTCCAGTATTTTTTTATGGTGGAGTTTTTTTAGTAGCTTCTGATTTGATTGCAAGAAACTTAAATACGGCTTCAACTTTACCTATTGGAGTTGTGACTGCTTTTATTGGAGCTCCATTTTTTGTATATTTATTGATAAAAAGAAATAAAAGGCAATAA
- a CDS encoding ABC transporter ATP-binding protein — protein MLEINNYTSSILKDISFHIKENENLIILGHNGAGKSTLAKVLSNLIENNSVKIFNQNLENISDKQRATLINYIPPKFEIFDAYITLREFLELSCIAYVDNEKIDKVIELLNLKKLENKHCTTFSSGEKQLLLLGSSIMHDAQITIFDELTANLDISRIKEVFDIFKSDFLKQKIIITHNLDLAHALKYKILYMDSGKIEFFGENDEFFSNENLEKFYNNSIIKINEHLVVNL, from the coding sequence ATGTTAGAGATAAATAACTACACAAGTTCCATTTTAAAAGATATCTCTTTTCACATAAAAGAGAATGAAAACTTAATAATTCTTGGACACAATGGTGCTGGGAAATCAACCCTTGCAAAAGTTTTATCTAACCTAATAGAAAATAATAGTGTAAAAATATTTAATCAAAATCTTGAAAATATAAGTGATAAACAAAGAGCAACTCTAATAAATTATATTCCACCAAAATTTGAGATATTTGATGCGTATATAACCTTACGAGAATTTTTAGAACTATCTTGTATAGCTTATGTAGATAATGAAAAGATTGATAAGGTTATTGAACTATTAAATTTAAAAAAATTAGAAAATAAACATTGTACAACTTTTAGTTCAGGAGAAAAACAACTTTTATTATTGGGCTCTAGTATTATGCATGATGCTCAAATTACAATCTTTGATGAACTAACAGCAAACTTAGATATAAGTAGGATAAAAGAGGTATTTGATATCTTTAAATCTGATTTTTTGAAACAAAAAATTATTATAACTCATAATTTAGATTTAGCCCATGCTTTAAAATACAAGATTTTATATATGGATTCAGGAAAGATTGAGTTTTTTGGAGAAAATGACGAATTTTTTTCAAATGAAAATTTAGAAAAATTTTATAATAATTCAATTATAAAAATTAACGAGCACTTGGTAGTTAATCTATGA